From the Tachyglossus aculeatus isolate mTacAcu1 chromosome 21, mTacAcu1.pri, whole genome shotgun sequence genome, one window contains:
- the LOC119942698 gene encoding acyl-CoA dehydrogenase family member 11-like, with product MSGLGGFAWARLGAFFQERPRLWNPYHQDPLLRGHLCAHLPTQVFAAVQEDLQRFGERVAEEIDALGRECELSPPSLQQLDAWGRRVDCIVTSPAWKRMKDVAAQEGLVAEAFERRYSNWSRVYQMAKLYLFAPSSGLFTCPLAMTDGAAKVLETVQCSGPPGDALSHLTSRDPQSFWTSGQWMTERKGGSDVALGTETLARAQADGTYRLYGHKWFTSATDADVTLTLARVVDAQNCVTEGTRGLTLFFLKLRDEQGQLNGIEVQRLKDKLGTRQMPTAELLLDGAKAYRVSAEGRGVATIAKMLVITRIHNVISAVASMRRIVHLAQDYASKRFVFGKLIRDHPLHTQTLARMEVETRGGFLLAMELARLLGLEETHQATPSEEHLLRLLSSVAKLYTGKQAVAVLSEGLECFGGQGYMEDTGLACMLRDAQVLTIWEGTTNILALDVLRAQVKSEGQVLQAFTSSVQEKLDSVRELPALAASGQRLQDALRQLHRFQEEVTALGGTALEVVARDWAYSLARIYIGALLVDHAALSGASPTDVYAAQRWCERDLCPTTAGALAGCYSQEAISMDTALVYEGSPLLDGKL from the exons ATGTCCGGCCTGGGGGGCTTCGCCTGGGCCCGGCTCGGGGCCTTCTTCCAGGAGCGGCCCCGCCTCTGGAACCCCTACCACCAGGACCCCCTGCTAAGGGGGCACCTCTGCGCCCACCTGCCCACCCAG GTGTTCGCCGCCGTGCAAGAGGACCTGCAGCGCTTCGGGGAGCGGGTGGCCGAGGAGATAGACGCCCTGGGCCGCGAGTGCGAGCTGAGCCCGCCCTCGCTGCAACAGTTAGATGCCTGGGGCCGGCGTGTGGACTGCATCGTCACCAGTCCCGCCTGGAAGAGGATGAAGGATGTGGCCGCCCAGGAGGGCCTTGTGGCTGAGGCCTTCGAGAGGCGGTACTCCAACTGgag CCGTGTCTACCAGATGGCCAAGCTGTACCTGTTCGCACCCTCCTCGGGCCTTTTCACCTGCCCCCTCGCCATGACCGACGGAGCCGCTAAAGTCCTGGAG ACGGTGCAGTGCTCGGGCCCACCTGGGGACGCCCTGTCTCACCTGACTTCCCGGGACCCTCAGAGCTTCTGGACTTCAGGCCAGTGGATGACGGAACGCAAGGGCGGCTCGGACGTGG cccTGGGCACGGAGACGCTGGCCCGGGCACAGGCCGATGGCACCTACCGGCTCTACGGGCACAAGTGGTTCACGTCCGCCACTGACGCCGACGTGACCCTGACCCTGGCCAGGGTGGTGGATGCCCAGAACTGCGTCACGGAG GGCACCCGAGGGCTGACCCTCTTCTTCCTGAAGCTGCGAGACGAGCAGGGGCAGCTGAATGGCATTGAGGTGCAGCGGCTCAAGGACAAGCTGGGCACCCGGCAGATGCCCACGGCGGAGCTGCTGCTGGACGGAGCCAAAGCCTACCGG GTCTCCGCGGAGGGCCGGGGCGTGGCCACCATCGCCAAGATGCTGGTCATCACCAGGATCCACAACGTGATCAGCGCCGTGGCCTCCATGAGAAG GATTGTCCACCTGGCCCAGGATTACGCCAGCAAGCGGTTTGTGTTCGGGAAGCTCATCAGAGACCACCCACTACACACCCAGACCCTGGCCCGcatggag GTGGAAACCCGGGGCGGGTTTCTTCTGGCCATGGAGCTGGCCAGACTTCTGGGCCTGGAGGAGACCCACCAGGCCACCCCATCCGAGGAACATCTGCTGCGCCTGCTGTCCTCCGTGGCCAAGCTGTACACGGGCAAGCAG GCCGTGGCCGTGCTGTCCGAGGGGCTGGAGTGCTTCGGAGGACAGGGCTACATGGAAGACACGGGCCTGGCGTGCATGCTGCGTGACGCTCAG GTGCTGACCATCTGGGAAGGAACCACCAACATCCTGGCTCTGGACGTCCTGCGGGCCCAGGTCAAGAGCGAGGGCCAGGTGCTCCAGGCCTTCACCTCGTCCGTCCAG GAGAAGCTGGACTCCGTCCGGGAGCTCCCGGCCCTTGCGGCCTCTGGCCAGCGCCTGCAGGACGCCCTCCGGCAGCTGCACCGGTTCCAGGAGGAGGTCACGGCTCTCGGGGGCACCGCCTTGGAAGTGGTGGCCCGGGATTGGGCCTACTCTCTGGCTCGCATCTACATAG GGGCACTGCTCGTGGATCACGCCGCCTTGTCGGGTGCCTCCCCTACGGACGTCTACGCGGCACAGAG GTGGTGCGAACGGGATCTCTGCCCCACCACTGCCGGCGCCCTGGCGGGCTGTTACAGCCAAGAGGCCATTTCCATGGACACCGCCCTGGTCTACGAGGGAAGCCCCCTCCTCGACGGGAAGCTGTGA